The Sulfolobus islandicus Y.N.15.51 sequence TGTGTTCTTAGCTTTTAATAATGGTAGTGTCTATGATATTCAAATCTCATATCCAAAAAATATATCTGTTTCCAATATTACAATTCAAAACACAGTATTCTTAGCAGAAAAAATAATTGTCTCCCTTAACTCATCAATCTCACTAATACCGATAACTCCTAAATATAATTATACATTTTTCATATTAAAAGAGTTGCCTAATGGTTCAATATTATTTGTAAATGAAACAGACTTTTTCATGCGTAATAATACCTTATACATAGTAGCTTCTAGGCCTAGTGAAACGTATTATATTGTCTACTCTAACCATCCATTACTAACTACAACACAAACTAATCAAGCTTTAATACCATATGGAGCTAGTAATCTTGTTTTAATCGCTGGAATAGTTGTAATTTTGTTGGCTATTGCATCAATAGTAGCAATAAGAAAAAGAAGATTATAGCACATAAAGTATATAAGACGTAACTTCGTTAAGTGTAAATAATGAGAGTTTCTAAATCTAATAAACCAAAGGAAATATGCCCAATAGTTTCCGCAATAGCTGTAATAGGAAGTGAACCAAAGCTGTTAACAATAAGGTATCTACTCGAAGGACCGAAACGATTTAATGAGCTTCAAAAGCTTACCTTGTTAAGCTCCAAAACCCTCTCAAAGACACTAAAAGAATTGGAAAATTACGGAATAATTGAGAGGAAAATTATAAACTCTCACCCGGTTATAATAGTTTATGAATTAACAGATAAAGGTAAGGAACTGAAGAGAGTATTCGATGAACTTAGAAAATGGGGAGAGAAATTTACTCTATCACAAATTACTATAACAAATAGCATTCGCGTAAACGAGAATTTTTAGAACTAAAAGGAAAACTGACTTCCTTATATAAAACATATTAGTCAGATCTGTGTAATACAGATCTGACTGGGGTGTAGACCGTTGACTTCCTTGAGCGTAAAGCTCAACGGTGAGCTTTACCTCCAATTCGGACCGGAAGTTGGGCTTAAAGCCCGAATAAGGGTGAATATACACGGAGGCCCCAATTGCAGGAATAGATGTATCAAAAGACAAACTAGTCATATATTTCCAAGATAAATTCTACGAGTTACCAAATGATAGGCAAGCGTTTGAGGAGATAAGGAAGATCTTGCCTAAGGGCTGTAAGAGAGGTATAGAAAGTACCGGAGTTTACCACATTAACCTCACCAAGTACTTGGGTAAAGAGTACGACGTGAGGATTATTAATTCCTTCATACTCAAGAAGTTCAAGGATTTTGGGGGAAGAAGAGCGACAAGAATGATGCTAAACTTGTTGAACTAGTTGTAATGTAGTGAGTTTGCAATGAGTGATGTTAGGGAGTTAACAAGCCAATGGGATTTTGTTACTAGGAGCATTGCTAGAGTTAAGAACAAGTTTTCTGGGGTTCAAATCCCCTGCGGCGGCACCTTAACTAAATTTGCTGATAATTTCGGACAGTTTTCTCGATGAGGAACTGCTAAAAAGTAAGGATTAAATAATAATATCTTAATAACATCGTATAAGTTTAAGCTTTTATCTTTCTCCGAATCTATACTTGTAAGTCTTAATTTTACTCTTCAAATTCTCAACAAGTGCTTTAGTCTCGAAGCTTACACTCTTCCCCTCCATGGCCTCCTCAGCCCTTGATAAGTATTCCTTAGCCCTCAAGTAGAGATCCTTGTTATCATAAGCTACAGCGTTTTGCAAATACACCATACCAATCATAGCTAACTGCTTGATATATTCCTCACCCTTAGCAAACTTGAGATTAGCCTCAAAGCCCTTAATGTATCTTTCATCAATCGGTTGCCCGCTATCCGGTAAGATTGTAATTGTCACTTTTTTCATAAAGGGGGATATAAGACCATGGCTTCTAAGGTATCTATCAAAGTAACTTGATGAAGTCGCAAACACTGCCAAGGGAATTATAATAATAAGAATATTGGCTAACGTCAAGTTATGCAATAAGTAGTAAGTGATGGAAAACGATAATATAAAGGCTATTGCTATAGGTAAGCCTATAAACAGTAATGCTAAACCTAGCCATTTAGAGAAGGACAGTCTTTTTTTTCATTCATTGCTTTCCCCTAAACAATTTCTGCTTTTTAGGATAAAATATCTAATGTATCTGGTTTACTGGGTAGCTTAACACTTTAAAAATCTAAAATCGACTATAAATTTGATTATCTAGCTTATGATTAGAAAATGCTCTAATAAGCTTCAAGGACTAGAAAATGTTAAAGGTTAAGTTTATTACAAATAGTATGTATGCTCATTAAATTCTGAAATCTCTAATGTGGTGAACGAAAGGTAGATCGCTTACCTTTCTGAGCAATTTTTCATCAGCAGTGTAAACTTTCTCTCCTAGAACTTTTCCAAGAGATATGTATGCTGAATCGTAAATAGTTATTCCGTATTTAAGGGATAGGGAGACAGTATCGTTTAATATCTCGTCAAGAGGATAGAGGGTTATTTGAAAATCGGATAAGATCTTACCCACCTCTTGTAATTCCTTTTCTCCCAAACCGTATGTGTATTTTAGCCCATCTAATACCTCAAAGGGGAGAATTCAAGGGGCTGATAAGTCTTCCAAACCCTTAACGTAAGCTTCTCTTACTAAAAGTGCTTCTTTACTGTAATTCTCGTTAGCGAACCACTTTATTACTACTGAGGCATCTACAACTGCCAATTCTTATCACGCCATTCCCTTATAACCTCCTCAGACTTCTTTCCTCCATAATTCAGAAAGAATTCGTATGACTTGATTGAGGCTTCAGCAATTCTCTTATAATCCTTCCCCCTCTTTTTCTTCCTCTCCTCCTCTTCAATAACCTCTTCAATTTTCCTCCTTATTACATCACTCCAGTTAATTTAACTGAGCTCATCCATATTTTTCTTCAACTCATCATCAATCCTTTACTAATTATTGGCATATTTTATTGTTCTCGCCGTATATTATAAACCTTACGTCCGTGTAATAAATGTATTACATCCTGAAAGAACTTTACTAAAAGTGATTCATTGTGCACGGTTGAGCGTAAGTGTTAATGCGTTTTTAGAGTCCAATACTAATTTGCGCAAGAATATAATAACGTTTTAACCCTTACTATCTTGCAACTTCAGCATACCTTGACTATAAACATTCCTTGAGAGGATGCTAGTAAATATGCTAAAATAAATTAGAACTATTACGTTCCATAAAACCATCAAATTGATAAAAAGCCATATTGAAATAAAGATTATTTTTTTAATAATATAAAAACTTCTTAATGACAGCCTTCCTTCCCCTGATCATGATAGAACAGTTTAAATATTTAAGAGTACTATTATACTACTGTATGCCAGAAACTGTGGTCACGAGAAAATACCAAGTTACAATCCCTAAGGAGGTTAGGGAAGCCTTAGGAATAAAGATGGGGGACAAGCTAATTGTGAAAGTTGAGGACGGTAAGATAATAATGGAACCTGTAAGAGCACAAGATGCGTTAAAAAGGTTATCCACGCTTGCTGACAGATATCTTGGAGGACCGAGAGCCATTGATGCGGTGAAACTTGTTGAAGAATCTATTGAAAGGTGCTTTGTGGGCTACTTCAGAATTATACAAAAATTTATAAATAATTATACCGAGTATTACCCATGGGAAAGAGTAAGTACAAGAGGGATTGGCCAAGTACGACGAGAACGTTATAACGAGATATACCCTAATGTTCCCCTTCTACGTCTTCGAACACTGGTGGGATTTACTAGCAGAGGAGAATAGGAATGCCAAGAAAACCTACAAGGCACCAAAGGAGTTCAACGAATTCCTAGCATTCCTCCACACCTTCCTACCTTATAGGGCCATAGAAGGAGTATTGAGAGCACTAGAGAGACTGAAAATCATCCCAACAAGCCTAGACTACTCAACAATATGGGAAAGAGTAAGAAACATGAACATAAAATTCCCAGAGGCAAATGACCAACTTGAAGTAATAGCAGACGCAACGGGAATAAGCACAAACAAGGGAGGACAATACATTATAGCAAAATGGGGTAAAACCAAGGACTCAAAATTCCTCAAAATCGAAATAGTAATTGATAAGGACCAATTCAACGTAATAAACGCTGAAGTAACCAGCAACGAGGTTGAGACTGCAGTTAAGACAGTTAAGGATTTACAAGATAAGGGAAAGAAGGTCAAGAAGTTTTATGGAGATAAAGCTTATGATGCTAATGAGGTTTACAAGACTGGGGTTGAGATTGTTGTCCCACCTAGGAAGAACGCTTCTACTAGGCGTGGCCATCCTGCCAGGAGAAAGGCTGTAAGGGAGTTCAAGAGGTTGGGTTATAATCGTTGGAGGGAGGAGAAGGGTTATGGTGTTAGGTGGAGGATTGAGTCCTTATTCTCTGCTGTGAAGCGTACTTTTGGGGAATCTGTTAGGGCTACAAGTTTTTTAGGACAAGTGGTTGAGGCTAAGCTCAAGTTCTGGGCTTATGCATGGATGGTCCACTTGGCTAATTCTTTAGTTGGTAGAGCTCCGGGTATTAGGGTGTGAGCTTGCGAATAACGTTGAAATAAATATTAATTACTGAAAAATTCTCAGTGTATCATATCATGCTTATGAAATAAATTGAAGAGATCAACAAAGCAATTGAAAGGGAAACGGGTATATATTGATACTAATATCTTTATTTATGTAGCATTAAAAAACCCAGAGTTTTACGATGAGTGTTATAAAGTTTTGGAAATGCTTATATCTAACGAATTTGAGGGTTACGGCTCTGATCTTGTTTTATTTGAGCTATTCGGTAGCTTAGCTAAGATCAATGTTAATGTAGCGTATGAAGCGGTTAATTCGTATCTAGATCTTCCAATAATAATTCTTAAATTAAATAGGGATACGTTTGGTTATGCCAAGGAAATATCCGAGTTGGCTGAAGTCAATTACGATTCCCTACATGCTGCTCTAGTTGCACAAAATGAGGTTGAAGTAGTTGTTACAGAGGATGTAAATGATTGGAGTAAAATATTGAAAGTGTGGCCTAAAATTAAGGACAAATTTAGTGCTAAAGAACTGACTGTCATTTCACCTACAAAAGGTAAATTACCAATATGAAAATTACCGATTTTAGGTGAGTTATTAAAGTTTCTAATACTTTTTTGTAAAAGTTATTGAAATAGTTACTTATTCTATCTGTTACTTGCTTCAGTTACGCTACTGGTGGTTAGAGAAAAATATCCACGGTATATCAGTCCGTTAGTATTTCTGGAAAATTCTTAGACCTCAATTTTATCTAATCCTAAGTACGTTATTATATTAAGATTAAACCTATACTTATTTTCCTCAAAGAACTACTTAATACAGTTTTTTAACGTCCTTTATCGTATAAAATATTTTATTACTCATGTAGTCCTTGAGGGACTTGAAGACCACCTCAACCATGTTAACCTCAGACGAGTAGTTAGGAGTAAAAATGGGATGAATACCCTTTCCTACCACAAACCTCAAGCCTAGTCTTGTGAGGAGAATAATTATCCATATAAACCCCTCCATTACCAAAACTTAAAATACCTCAAAAAGTACTTCAAAGACTCGGAATTAGGCCTACTGAAGATACCAGTAATTACATCACCAAGCGTTTATAGCAAGAAAAACGCGAACCGAAGAAAAACCCATATTGACGCACATAACAAGCTTACTACCAATCTTAACCATCTTGATCAACGTACTAATTACTGCCCTACTCTAGAAAGAACAGCGCCTCTCCTTCCAATTTTAAAGTCTTCCCGCATGTTCTTTTCCGCTTGAACGTTTGTTGGTCTAGGTTTCACTAGGTTATATCCTAGTTCGTGAACTAGCTCGTATAATCTTGATTTCTTGTACTCTATTCCTTGTTGTTTTATTTTTAGTGTTCTCATTGTCCAATATTCTTGTTGCATTCCGTACTTTTGTGGTTGGTCTTCCAGTATTTGTTTTTCTTTCTCAGCTTTTCTCGGTCTTCCCGATCTGGGCTTGTCTCTTAGTCCATTAAGACCTTCTTTCTTGTACTCGCCAACCCACAATTTTATTGTGGAATAACCCTTGTTCAGCATTTTCGAAACTTCCTTCTCCGATTTACCGTCAACTAAGTGCAACTTTACTGCGAGAATTCTCTCCTTAATCCTAGCGTCCTTCTCTTCCTCATAAGCTTGAACCAAATCTTGTATAATTCAATTTGGAAATACTAGTCTATAAACTTTTTGGAAATACTAACAGACTTCGAGACCTTAACATGGGACGCAAAGAGGTTCTTGCGCTCCATATCTAAGAAAGTAAATGACCTCATATACAGTGTGAATAGATGCGGTGAACCTTGGACGTTAATACTGAATGAAGTTACCTTGCCCTTTAAAGTCTGACTAAGTAAGAATAATCTGTAAAACCTCATTGCATATTATATCGCAAGATACTGAACATATAGCATATATAATCGGATCCTCAATGAGTATTATACAGACATCCACTTCACATACTTCATCACATGCAATTGCACTAGCTACTTTAGTTGCAATTAAATTACATAATACTTGGCATATTTCAAATTCTATCGGATTCGGATCTTTCCCTTCTTCACTCTTTTGTTGCAAAGGGTAAGGGTGGTATAGCTTATCTGGTATCAATACCTCCATTCTCTATCTTTCTAGTCTTGGTTCCACATCCCGTTACCCCTTCCTTAATCAAAATTCTATGCTTGTCCCCTTCTCTTCCTAAATACTTCACTTTAAAACTTCTAAGTACACTTTCAGAACCGTAGTTTATCCTATAAGTTATCTCGTGCTCACCGAAAGGATCACCCTCTATTAACTGACTCCACTGAATTATCTTTGACGGTTGTCCTTCATACTCCATTAATGTCACTCCTTGCCTAAAAACTTGCTTATTATCTTTCTTCTCCCCATAACGCAACAATTTAACACTTTTAGGCTTTAAACTCTGAAGCATAAAAGAATTGAAATCTTTTAAAAAAGTTAACTATAATGGAATACCTTAACATTACTCATCACTTATTTTGCTTCTAACCTAACTAGGTTATAGTTTGAAAGAATAGGCCTCTTTTTGAAACTGGAGGCAACAGAAAAATTCCTTAACTCAGCATAGAGATGCTAACAGCCTTAACAAATACTCAAGGTATAAGCGATAGTAAGAGAACAAAGTTAAGTTAAAACTCCATAGTAGTTGTTTCAATAAATCATTTAACACAAAGGCGTTAAATCAAACCTATTAATTTAACGTTTTATACATCCGATTTTCCGGGGTTCAAATCCCCGCGGCGGCACTCTCATATCTACGAATTTATCTTTCTCCGAATCTGTACTTATACATCTCAATCTTACTCTTCAACTTACAACTAATATTTTAACCTCAAAACTCACATCCTTTCCTCGTATCACCTCCTCAGCCCTTGCCAGATACTCCTTAGCCCTCAAGTAGAGATCCTTATTATAGCCTTTTTCATAATAGTTTTAAAGGCTTATAAGGATCAGTTTTAACTTAAGATGTTGAAAACGAGCAAATTGATCAAATCAACCAGTATACCTTGTATTGATAAATATTGATTTCCCTTAGTATTTAATGATAAAAACATTATATTTATATTTCTATGAGTTTTTAGCGCATAGTAATGTGTTAATTCAATATTCCTACTCATTATAAAGAAAGAACATTTAATAAATTTATATACAAATGATGGCAGCATATCTACACTGGATATTCTGATAGTTAAGTTTAATTATTGGTGATTAGACTATTCTTTGGTAAAAGATGGAGAAAGTGGTAATAAAGAGAGTTGACATCCAAGGAAGGATAGTTATACCAAAAGAATGGAGGAACAAGTTTAACACTGACGAGTTCATCCTAGTTCTAAAAGACGATAGGATTGAGCTTTACCCCCGTGTTTCAAACTTAACAAAACTTATTGATAGCATTAATGTTGAAGAATTGCCAAGTGATTGGCATGAGCTTAAACGTAAAGTTTATAGACTCTAACGTGTTCATATATGCATTACTGAAACCAAAACGTTCAGTTGATGAAAAAATTGTGAAAATGAAAGAGAAAGCAAAGGAAATATTGACGCGAATTGATAACGGGGAGGAAAAAGTTCTAACTACTGTAGTTCACATCTCTGAAATTGCTAACGTAATTGAGAGCTTATCTAACCTCACGACCTCAATTAAGGTTATCGAAAACGTGATTAACAACGAGAATATTATCGTTAAAGAAGTCACAGTGCAAGATTACACTGAAGCTGTTAAAATAGCCAATGAGGAAAACCTAAGCATTAATGATGCTCTGGCTTATGTTATAATGATGAAAAATGGTATCAACGAGATTTACACTTTTGATGAAAAACATTTTAGGAAATTGAATGTGAAGATTTTGTGAATGTCTACCTCAAAGTGTAACTATTAAGCTAAATATTACTAGCTAGCTTAGAGTTTTTCTTACTGAATTAACTTAAAGTTCAATGAGTGTACCAGGTCTAACTTTCAACAATCCTCTTCCTCAATAATAAAAGCTTTTTCAGCCTCCTATTTCACCTTAATGAGTCCTTAAACCCATCGTTCATGGATAGGCTCGTTAAAAGGAGTATAAAAGCTGTAAATAGGAGTTTAGAGGTTATCAAATATTCACAAGATGCAGTCTTATGGTGAAGAAAATTAATACTAGAATTTATACCTTAATTACGATACCATCTCTACACTTTAATCCGTTATTAGCAAGAAAATTAAAGGATATTAACATATATATACGATCTATTTAGGTGAACAAGCTCTTCCTCATCTTTACAAGACGACTAGTGTTTCTTAATACCTTAGACATAATTTATGTAAATTGTCTTTTTATGGTTCTTAAGTATTCTAAACTATGTATGTTCAATATGCATACCTTATCAAGTTCTCACTTCTTATGTTAGAGAAAACTTTTGTAATTACGAGCCTAGCTCTGGTATTGTAACCGTTTGTCCCTAAACTTTTATTTCACTCGTTTTATAGAAATAAAGTGAATTCGTAATGTACACTTGAATCTCCCCAACATAAGATTTAGAATTTATTTTGCTTCTTCTAGCTTAAGACCTAAGAAATCTCAACTAATCCACAAAGCAAATAACGCGAGAAAACCTAACTTTCATAAAAATTTTTATATGAGAATCATCACACTGTACGTAATGCCAATTAAGGGAAAAAGGAAGTATAAGGTGGAATTCGATGATTACACATTGACTTCAGTAAATGGAGAAATATCACTAATTGATCAATTAGGTTCAAAGGTAGATTTCTCAAGGCTGGAGATAGGAGACGATATAGCCAGTAAAATAAATTCTGATCGATATTTCTATTACAAAATAATCCCACTATCCAAATATTCTGATATAATAACGTATAGTCTCATCGATAGTATAGTAAAAGTGGGTGGATTCTATGGAGATCTATTGGAAGCGTGTTATTTGAAAGATAGGAAAAGTGGAAATAATGATTATAATTATTTAAAATATGCCTTTGGCAAGATTTCAATAAACAACGTGAAAATATACGACACGATAGCAGATGAAGCAGTACAGAAGCTTATAGAAGAATATGGATGGGACTTCATAAATATATATGAGAATTTACGAAGTTTATTTAGAGTGTCAGTTGAAAAAGCTTACAATAAAGTAATCGAAAGCTTAGACAGCAAAAGAGAATTGGACGCCTTTATGGTCTATATTACATACTCCTACGATAAAAATAAGGCTAAGGAAATTCTAGAGAAAACTGTGATTACACCAAATTTAGACTACAATTATGAGTATGTAATCCCAAGATGGGGGCTAGTAGGAATTGATGATAATATTATAAAAATGTTTAGCGAGATGGGGGTAAAGGTTCATATAGACTCGCTTAAATTCAATGAGGTTAAATTCCTTCTGGCAAAAATAAATAATGAAAAAGTTGAATTAATTAGTTAGATAATTCACGTTCCTACGTAGACCTTTCTTCCATCTTTAAGAACTAATAATAGGCATCTCTCCCCTTTCCTCACATTATAATACATTACCTTACCATCTATCGTGCTTCCGGCAAATATAACTCCCTTATATCTCGCAAAGCTACATATCTCATCTGGAGGTATCGCTTCTTCAATTTTTTCAATTTGATCTCTAGGGAATGAAATGAAAGTAGATAATGTACAGCAGTTATGGGACTTTAACGTATCTTAAAGATTTTCATCAGCCCCAGCGGTCCGCCTAAATGACGTTCAACGAACCTGAGGAACGCCTCCACGCTCCTCAGGTTAAGAGCCCCCACCAGCTCCCTGACGACGTTGGTCATGATGGTGAAGATCGCGAGGTAGCCCTGGAGCC is a genomic window containing:
- a CDS encoding winged helix-turn-helix transcriptional regulator gives rise to the protein MRVSKSNKPKEICPIVSAIAVIGSEPKLLTIRYLLEGPKRFNELQKLTLLSSKTLSKTLKELENYGIIERKIINSHPVIIVYELTDKGKELKRVFDELRKWGEKFTLSQITITNSIRVNENF
- a CDS encoding type II toxin-antitoxin system VapC family toxin produces the protein MKRSTKQLKGKRVYIDTNIFIYVALKNPEFYDECYKVLEMLISNEFEGYGSDLVLFELFGSLAKINVNVAYEAVNSYLDLPIIILKLNRDTFGYAKEISELAEVNYDSLHAALVAQNEVEVVVTEDVNDWSKILKVWPKIKDKFSAKELTVISPTKGKLPI
- a CDS encoding AbrB/MazE/SpoVT family DNA-binding domain-containing protein, whose protein sequence is MEKVVIKRVDIQGRIVIPKEWRNKFNTDEFILVLKDDRIELYPRVSNLTKLIDSINVEELPSDWHELKRKVYRL
- a CDS encoding type II toxin-antitoxin system VapC family toxin; protein product: MSLNVKFIDSNVFIYALLKPKRSVDEKIVKMKEKAKEILTRIDNGEEKVLTTVVHISEIANVIESLSNLTTSIKVIENVINNENIIVKEVTVQDYTEAVKIANEENLSINDALAYVIMMKNGINEIYTFDEKHFRKLNVKIL